ATATGGTCGAGTTCGCCCGGTCCGTCCGACACGCCGCGCAGCCCCATCAGCGGCACGCCGAATCGCGCGCAGGCCCGCGCCACGGCGAAGGTTTCCATGTCGACCATGTCGGCATCGATTGCGGCATATTCCTCGCCGCCCACGATATTCGCACCGGTGGACAGTCGGGCGAGGGGCAGGGAAAGCGGGGTTGCCAACGGCAGGTCGATCGGATGATCGACGAAGGGCGTCACACCCTTGGTAAAACCCAGGCGCGACGCATCCATGTCGCGCCAGGACACGCTGGCGACCTGGAAAATATCCCCCAGGGAACAGGTGCGCGATCCCGCCGACCCCAGGCAGACGGCGAGGTCGGGCAGCGCCTTCTCCCGCGCCAGATCATGCAGCGCCATGCCGGTGGCGAGCGCGGCTTCGACCGGACCGACCCCGGTCAGCAAAGGGGAAAAGCGGGCGCGCAGATGCGGCCCATATTCCGCCTCCACCGCCATCACGAACAGCACGCGCCGCGTGCCGATGATTTCGCAAGCCACCGTCATTTCCCGCCTCTCGTCCGCATTGCCCGTTTGTAATGTTCGGGACACTCCCGTGACATCCGCGCGCGCTATAGTCGATAGCTTGTTCGTTTCGTGAGTTGACCATGCGTGCGCCTGTTCCGATTCCTCGCCCTATCCGCTCCACCGACGAAGAGGGGATTACCGCTGCCGACATCGAGGCCTGGGCCAAGGTCGAACGCGCCCTGTCGTACAAGCGCGAGGCGTGCCGCAACTTTCGGCCCGCCACGAGCATGAGGAAAGCCACCAGATAATCTGTGGATCGTCAGCGGCCCCGTTGACCAGTCGCACATTGATCCTGGGAGGCAGGCCTATTCCGGGGCGGACATCCGGTTGATCCCGGCATCGATCCATGCCCGCGTCTGTTCCAGTATCTCGTCTGAAAATTCGCGGTCATCGACGGCGCGGGCAAGGATGATCGCGCCCACCATCGCTGCCCAGCTTCCGATCGCTGCGCGGCGCTTGTCTACCATCGTCGATTCAGGGAGCGCCTCGCTGATCCGGTCGATCTGCGACCTGAAGCCTTCAGACATAGCCAAACGGGCCTCCGCAGTCTGGTGACGGACATCGGCGGCCAGGCCCGCCGTTGGGCAACCATTGGCCGCATCGTCGCGATGGCCCGGCGAAAGATAGGCGTCGAGATAGGCACGAAAATCGCTTCCACCCTCCGCATTACTGGTAAGAGCATGGGCAACGCTATGCGCAATCAGATCGTCCTTTGAGCTGAAATGGCCATAGAAGCCGCCATGCGTGAGGCCTGCCGCCTTCATGACTTCGGCGACGCCGACCGCATCAAAGCCCTTTTCCCGAAACAGGCGGCCGGCCGCATCCAGTATCCGCCGCCGGTTCTGGCCCATTTGCTCCCGACTGACTCTCATTTTCAAAATTCTCCGCAGGCGCCGTTGAAATTAGATGACAGCTATCATATTTGATGGCAATCATGATGATCATCATGAATATAGGTTTCATTAGAGAAGAGAGCAACGCCATGACCGATATTCCGTCCGTCCTCATTACCGGCGCTTCCACTGGCATCGGTGCCAGCTATGCCGAACGTTTCGCCCGCCGTGGGCACGACCTGGTGCTGGTCGCCCGCGATGCGGCACGGATGGAAGCCCTGGCTACCCGACTGCGGCAGGAAAGCGAGGTGACTGTCGATATCATTCAGGCCGACCTCACTAAGCCCCAGGAACTGGCAGCGGTGGAGACCCGCCTGCGTGACGACCGTCGCATCGGAATCCTCGTCAACAATGCCGGGGCAGCCAAGAGCGGCGATTTCGTCGATCAGGCGGCCGATGATGTCGCGAATATCATCGCGCTCAATACGACCGCGCTGGTGCGCCTGGCGAGCGCCGTGGCGCCGCGCCTTGTGGAGGCTGGTGAAGGGGCGATCATCAATATCGCTTCGGTCGTGGGGCTGGTGCCGGAGTTCGGCCAGACGGTCTATGGCGCGACCAAGGCGTTCGTCCTGTATTTTTCCCAGAGTCTCGGCCTCGAACTCGCATCGAAAGGCGTTTATGTTCAGGCGGTCCTGCCGGCGGCGACCCGTACCGAAATCTGGGAACGGGCGGGGGTCGACGTCAACACCATTCCCGGCTTGATGGACGTGAACGAGTTGGTGGACGCTGCGCTGGTCGGATTCGACCGCCGGGAAGCCGTAACCATCCCTCCACTCCCGGATGCCGGACAGTGGGATGCCTATCAGGCCGCGCGGCAAACCATGATTCCGGGCTTCGGCCAGGCCCATGCCGCAGAACGGTATCGGATAGCGCGCTGAACCCAATCATGGGGGCCGCGCGTCTATGCGGCCCCCATGGTCATGAAGTGACCGCGGCAACCGTTCGGTTAGAGGTTGGCGTCGGCATGAGATCGGAGACATCATCATGAAGGCCTTCATCCTCGACCACTATAAGAAAAAGGGGCCCCTGCGTTTCGGTGACATGTCGGAACCGGAAGTCGGGGATGACGACGTCCTGGTCCAGGTCCACGCGGCCGGACTCAATCTTCTGGATTCCAAGATTCGCGACGGAGAGTTCAAGCCCATCCTGCCATACCGTCCACCCTTCATTCTGGGGCACGACATGGCTGGAACGGTCATCCGGGTCGGATCGAATGTCCGGCGCTTCAAGCTGGGCGATGAAATCTATGCCCGGCCGCGCGATGGTCGGATCGGGACATTTGCGCAACTGATCGCGGTGAATGAGGCCGATGTGGCGCTCAAGCCCAGCAACCTTTCCATGGAGGAAGCCGCATCGATCCCGCTGGTGGCGCTCACCGCCTGGCAAGTGCTGGTAGAGGCGGCCGCGCTGAAGAAAGGGCAGAAGATTCTCATCCACGCCGGCTCCGGAGGGGTGGGTAGCTTTGCCATCCAGTTGGCGAAGCATCTTGGCGCAACGGTCGCCACGACGACGAGTACGGCCAATATCGAACTGGTCAAAAGCCTCGGCGCGGATGTCATTATCGACTATAAGAAACAGGACTTTGAGACGCTTTTGACCGGCTATGATGTTGTCCTCAACAGCCTGGATGGCGACACGCTCCAGAAATCTCTGAACATACTCAAACCGGGCGGCAAGCTGATTTCCATCTCTGGCCCGCCCGATCCCGATTTCGCCAGGGAGCAGGGATTGAACTGGTTCCTGCGCCAGCTCCTGCGGCTGTTGAGCCTAAAGATTCGACGCAAGGCCAGGCGCCATCGCGTCACCTATGCGTTCCTGTTCATGCGCGCCAATGGCGATCAGTTGAGCAAGATCGCGACGCTTATCGAAGACGGGATCATTCGCCCCGTCATGGATAAGATCTTTCCCTTCGCCGCGGTTAACGAGGCTTTGGCCTATATCGAAACCGGACGATCCAGGGGCAAGGTCGTCGTCAAGATGCGATGACGGGGCTGCTTCAGGCGGCGAACCGGCAGGGGATGGCCATGCCCGAACGGGAATCCCCTGCGCGCATCAGGGCGCCGCATCATCCTGGATGATGGCGACATCCCAGGGCGCAAGATCAATCTGCTGTCCGCGCGCGATCTTACGCGCGCTGAGCAATTCCGTCCCGTCGCCGGTCGCCGAAATATGCTGCGGCGTGGCGGAATAGTTGAGAAGATAGTGGACCTGACGCCCATCCTTCAGCGTGCCGCCGCGCACGATGATCGGGAAGCGGACGCCGGGCATGGCCGGTGTGACGCCCGCCCTTTCAACCTCGGCTGCGACGATCTTCTCGACCAGCGCGTCGCTTGGCATGAAACCGATATAGCTGACCTCGCCCTTGCCCCAGGCGTTGCGGGTCATCGCGGCGTGAGCGGGCCATGATGGGTGTTTGTAGCGCGCGACGACCTTGGCCGTCGTCGGCGTCAGCATCTCCATCCACCAGCGTGCCTTATTGTCCTCATTGCCCACGTTGAACGGGTCTCCCTCCAGCGTGACACCCTCCGGAATGGTGAACTGCTGGTAGGTGACGCCCGCCGCCTCGGCGATCGCGCCGGGCTGGCTCGCATAGCGGACCTTGGTATTCTCGTCCGAAAAGCCGCTCTTGAACGTGTAGAGCAAGTGGCCGCCGCGCTTGGCGAAATCGTTGAGCTTCGCGATCTCCGCGTCGCTCGCCGCATAGAGCGCCGGCACGACGATCAGCTTATAGTCGTCCAGCTTCATGGTGGAGTCGGGCGACAGGATGTCGACCTCCACGTTCATCCGGTACAGCGCGTCGTAGAATGGGCGCAGCACCTGATTATAATCGATGCCGTTTGGCTTGAACGAGTCAAACGCGCTGAGCGCGGTGTTGCTGACATAGATTGCGACGCGATTATGCTTCGTCATGCCGGCCAGTTTCGGGCCAAGCCGCTTTATATCCGCGCCAACCGTCTGCGCTTCGGCATGGACCGCGTTCGGCTTATAGTCCTGCGACAATAGCCCGCGCCAATAGGTCTCTATGGCGTTCGCGGTGGTCGCCCAGTGCCAATATGCCACCATCTGCGCGCCGGAGGCGAGGTGGCTGAACGCCTGCAACCGCAATTGGCGCGGATAGGGTGTCCATTGTGGAAACCCCTGCGCCTCTGTTTCCAGCACCAGATAATTCTGGCCATTTCGCATCGATCGCGCAACGTCACCGCCGAAAGCGATCTCTGCGCCGGTCAGCTTGTCCTGGCTGGGGTGATAGATGTCGATCCCGGCAATATCCAGCGGGCGGGCGGCCTTCCAATGGTCCACCTCAGGCTGGATGCCGAAGCTGTATCCTTTCCAGGCGAGATCGAAATTCTGGGTCAGGAACTGGCCCGGTCGTGCATGGGCGCGAACGATTTCTGCCTGCCAGTTCAGAAAATCGGTGACGAGGCTGCGTTGGAACGCGGCAAAGGCATTGGACAGGCTGGCATTGATCGATCCGTTGGCGGACGGGAAATCCTCCCACCGGTTGATGCGGTTGCTCCAGTAATCGAGACCATATGCCTTGTTCATCGCATCCAGGGTCGGCCACTTCCTTTTCATGGATGCGACGAAAGCGGCCTGCACATTGGCGCCGCTGGTGTCATACGCCTTCGTTTCGTTGTCGAGCTGGTAGCCTATGACAGCCGGATGATCCTTCACATGATCGATCAGCGCGACAATCACGCGCTCGGCGGCGGCGCGATAATCGGGATCGGTGATGTCCATATTCTGGCGCCGGCCATATTCGGCCCGCCCCTGCGGTGTGACGACCAGGACGTTGGGATGCTGGCGCGCAAGCCAGGTAGGCACCGCGTAGGTCGGCGTGCCGACGATCACCTTGATGCCCTGCCGGTGCATTGCGGCCAGCATCCGGTCGACATGACTGAAGTCGAATATGCCCGGCTGGCGTTCCAGCGTGCCCCAGGTCGACTCCGCGATCCGCACCACGGTAATGCCCGCATCCTTCATTAACCGGGCATCCTCGTCCACGCGATCGACAGGCGTATATTCGTCGTAATAGGCGACGCCATAGAGGATGGTGTCCGGCATTTGCGCCTGTAGCGCGGGCGATGCCGATAGAAGGATGGATGTTCCCAGAACCCCTAAAACCCAACGCATGATCGCCCCTCCCTTTTGTCGGAGTATATCGGCGCAATATCATGCCGCAACCGGCAAATGCCGCACTGGCCGTTATCGTTGCGCTGGGCCTTCATGGAAAGGGATGTCGAAGAGTGCCTCCATCTATCCGCCACATCCTCCGCATCCGCCACACCCGCCGCCGCTGCATCCTCCGCCACCTCCATTGTCGGAGTGACCGCTGTTGGTCCGCATCAGATGAAAGTCGTTCCAGCCGGAGCCGACGAGTACCATAGTGCCGAACAGCGCAACCGCGAGCACGGCTTCATCGGCAGTGGGCGCGCGCTGGAGACGTTCGGCACGCGCCTGCGCCTCCTCGATCGCGGTAATGCCGCTCCACGTCCTCGGTTCGCGCATGAACCAGCGCATGAGCGTGAAGATGATGGTGGCGATCAGCAATATGGTCAGGAAGCCGGTCGGATGGTCGAGCGCGGTGCCATAGCGCCAGCGCGATATGCCGAATGTGAGCAGCAGCAGATAGGGCAGCGTCTGGCACAGGCGGACCAGCATAGCCCGTCTTTCGTCCATCAGCAGTCCGGCGGCGACGAGCCCGCGCCGCAGCGCGTCCACATGCGAATGGAGCGCATTCTCGACCGCGGACCATTGGATGGGGGAGGGTAGCGCGAGTATGCTTGCCTCCGCTCCGCTACGCCGCATGTCGCGTCGCACGATCTCGATCTGGCGGTCGTCGGTCAGCGCAAGCAGTCGTGCCGACAGGAGCCGGGTAACGATCAGATCGAAAACGCGGCCGGGACCGCCGGAGAGAAAGGCGGCCTGCTCATTATCAATCGCGCCGGCTTCGCTGCCACGCGCGCGAAGATAGCGGGGAATGGCAAATCCCAGACGAATGACGATGCAGAGAAGTATGATATACAGGGTGAGGAACTGGCCACCGGTCCACTCATCATGATCGAAGATTCTCATGACCCAAGGTTCCTCTACCATATGATAAAGTGAAGCATGGCAATCAGCGCCGTGGCAATGAGAATTGCCCGCAGCGTGGAGCGTGAAACCACCATTCCGTCGCGTGGATGGACGCGCCGTGATCGGGGATCGTCGATCAGTCGTCGTCCGGCGCCCGGCCAGAGATCAATGGGAGGCGACGCGCCAAAGACCCGCTCATAATATTGCAGCGTCCTGGCATATTGTTCGAAGAAGCGTGACCGTTCGACATCCCCCCCGGCGGTCGGCCCATGGTGCAGTGGTCGACCGAGAACATCGGGGCAGAAACGTTCCCAATAGTCGCGGCTGTAAGTCAGATGGAGATGCCAAGCCTGATCGACCGCGTCGGACGGAGTGAGTTCGCAATCGCTCGTCACCGCTAGAAAGCAGAAACGGC
This genomic stretch from Sphingobium sp. BYY-5 harbors:
- a CDS encoding SDR family oxidoreductase codes for the protein MNIGFIREESNAMTDIPSVLITGASTGIGASYAERFARRGHDLVLVARDAARMEALATRLRQESEVTVDIIQADLTKPQELAAVETRLRDDRRIGILVNNAGAAKSGDFVDQAADDVANIIALNTTALVRLASAVAPRLVEAGEGAIINIASVVGLVPEFGQTVYGATKAFVLYFSQSLGLELASKGVYVQAVLPAATRTEIWERAGVDVNTIPGLMDVNELVDAALVGFDRREAVTIPPLPDAGQWDAYQAARQTMIPGFGQAHAAERYRIAR
- a CDS encoding NADP-dependent oxidoreductase is translated as MKAFILDHYKKKGPLRFGDMSEPEVGDDDVLVQVHAAGLNLLDSKIRDGEFKPILPYRPPFILGHDMAGTVIRVGSNVRRFKLGDEIYARPRDGRIGTFAQLIAVNEADVALKPSNLSMEEAASIPLVALTAWQVLVEAAALKKGQKILIHAGSGGVGSFAIQLAKHLGATVATTTSTANIELVKSLGADVIIDYKKQDFETLLTGYDVVLNSLDGDTLQKSLNILKPGGKLISISGPPDPDFAREQGLNWFLRQLLRLLSLKIRRKARRHRVTYAFLFMRANGDQLSKIATLIEDGIIRPVMDKIFPFAAVNEALAYIETGRSRGKVVVKMR
- a CDS encoding TetR/AcrR family transcriptional regulator; this encodes MGQNRRRILDAAGRLFREKGFDAVGVAEVMKAAGLTHGGFYGHFSSKDDLIAHSVAHALTSNAEGGSDFRAYLDAYLSPGHRDDAANGCPTAGLAADVRHQTAEARLAMSEGFRSQIDRISEALPESTMVDKRRAAIGSWAAMVGAIILARAVDDREFSDEILEQTRAWIDAGINRMSAPE
- a CDS encoding beta-galactosidase, coding for MRWVLGVLGTSILLSASPALQAQMPDTILYGVAYYDEYTPVDRVDEDARLMKDAGITVVRIAESTWGTLERQPGIFDFSHVDRMLAAMHRQGIKVIVGTPTYAVPTWLARQHPNVLVVTPQGRAEYGRRQNMDITDPDYRAAAERVIVALIDHVKDHPAVIGYQLDNETKAYDTSGANVQAAFVASMKRKWPTLDAMNKAYGLDYWSNRINRWEDFPSANGSINASLSNAFAAFQRSLVTDFLNWQAEIVRAHARPGQFLTQNFDLAWKGYSFGIQPEVDHWKAARPLDIAGIDIYHPSQDKLTGAEIAFGGDVARSMRNGQNYLVLETEAQGFPQWTPYPRQLRLQAFSHLASGAQMVAYWHWATTANAIETYWRGLLSQDYKPNAVHAEAQTVGADIKRLGPKLAGMTKHNRVAIYVSNTALSAFDSFKPNGIDYNQVLRPFYDALYRMNVEVDILSPDSTMKLDDYKLIVVPALYAASDAEIAKLNDFAKRGGHLLYTFKSGFSDENTKVRYASQPGAIAEAAGVTYQQFTIPEGVTLEGDPFNVGNEDNKARWWMEMLTPTTAKVVARYKHPSWPAHAAMTRNAWGKGEVSYIGFMPSDALVEKIVAAEVERAGVTPAMPGVRFPIIVRGGTLKDGRQVHYLLNYSATPQHISATGDGTELLSARKIARGQQIDLAPWDVAIIQDDAAP
- a CDS encoding 5'-methylthioadenosine/S-adenosylhomocysteine nucleosidase (Enables the cleavage of the glycosidic bond in both 5'-methylthioadenosine and S-adenosylhomocysteine), with translation MTVACEIIGTRRVLFVMAVEAEYGPHLRARFSPLLTGVGPVEAALATGMALHDLAREKALPDLAVCLGSAGSRTCSLGDIFQVASVSWRDMDASRLGFTKGVTPFVDHPIDLPLATPLSLPLARLSTGANIVGGEEYAAIDADMVDMETFAVARACARFGVPLMGLRGVSDGPGELDHINDWMALLGLLDERLAAAVDLLPDALARAA
- a CDS encoding TIGR04222 domain-containing membrane protein encodes the protein MRIFDHDEWTGGQFLTLYIILLCIVIRLGFAIPRYLRARGSEAGAIDNEQAAFLSGGPGRVFDLIVTRLLSARLLALTDDRQIEIVRRDMRRSGAEASILALPSPIQWSAVENALHSHVDALRRGLVAAGLLMDERRAMLVRLCQTLPYLLLLTFGISRWRYGTALDHPTGFLTILLIATIIFTLMRWFMREPRTWSGITAIEEAQARAERLQRAPTADEAVLAVALFGTMVLVGSGWNDFHLMRTNSGHSDNGGGGGCSGGGCGGCGGCGG